One Brassica oleracea var. oleracea cultivar TO1000 chromosome C7, BOL, whole genome shotgun sequence genomic window carries:
- the LOC106302575 gene encoding uncharacterized protein LOC106302575 produces the protein MGQIHSLSENRQEPKDCNAVELRSGTHLPDPVSKQLTAEEKGKQKEGEQPPLEDVLNDEQDAKQPTVIEPVALTTQEQPVPTRVYTPKVPYPVPAKKSRKDYEEMKCKKTLEELTIKLSLVDAIQIIPSMRSLAKGLISGKTSADSDIMMVLKVCNAVLQNRTVRKLEDPGKFVLSVQIGKTVFACSLCDLGSSVNLMPYSVAKRIGLTNFKPTRMSLVFADRSVKLPLGVLEDLQVQIGNTTVPADFVVLKLEDEPKNPLILGRPFLCTASAIIDVRNWRIDLQLGRAAQTTYARWSELHD, from the coding sequence ATGGGTCAAATCCATAGTCTATCAGAAAACAGACAAGAACCCAAGGACTGTAACGCAGTCGAGTTGAGAAGTGGAACGCATCTCCCAGATCCTGTCTCCAAGCAGCTGACTGCCGAAGAGAAGGGAAAACAGAAAGAGGGAGAACAACCTCCACTTGAGGATGTCCTCAACGACGAACAAGATGCCAAACAGCCAACTGTCATAGAACCCGTAGCCCTTACCACGCAAGAACAGCCTGTTCCTACTCGCGTCTACACTCCAAAAGTACCCTATCCAGTCCCTGCTAAGAAATCACGTAAGGATTACGAAGAGATGAAGTGCAAGAAGACGCTAGAGGAGTTGACTATTAAGTTATCTCTCGTGGACGCAATTCAGATAATTCCTTCAATGCGCAGCCTTGCGAAGGGACTGATCTCTGGGAAGACCTCTGCAGACAGCGATATCATGATGGTCTTAAAAGTATGCAACGCAGTCCTTCAAAACAGAACAGTCAGGAAATTGGAAGATCCTGGAAAATTTGTCCTTTCGGTTCAGATTGGAAAGACAGTTTTTGCCTGTTCTTTATGTGATTTAGGCTCCAGTGTCAATCTCATGCCCTACTCAGTTGCAAAGCGTATAGGACTAACCAATTTCAAGCCAACCAGGATGTCATTGGTGTTCGCAGACAGATCAGTCAAGTTGCCATTAGGTGTTCTCGAAGACCTGCAGGTTCAAATAGGCAACACCACAGTTCCAGCAGATTTCGTGGTTCTGAAGCTCGAAGATGAACCGAAAAACCCTCTCATTCTGGGCCGACCCTTCTTATGCACAGCTAGTGCAATCATTGATGTGCGCAATTGGAGAATCGATCTCCAGCTAGGACGAGCTGCTCAAACGACCTATGCTAGATGGTCAGAACTTCACGATTGA
- the LOC106305439 gene encoding uncharacterized protein LOC106305439 isoform X2 encodes MEVLHSWTQHSNYYGEDTFKFILEDKMGSKIHCTSTGMYRPTSHKYKMSITWNSIVTNSIRTTCEVRLIDHNKESSSEDVSTSFSKHKEGDADLNDMNSTSKKLCAKNIKMGKTDED; translated from the exons ATGGAAGTTCTTCATTCGTGGACACAACACTCAAACTATTATGGAGAAGACACTTTCAAATTCATACTCGAAGATAAGATG GGATCCAAAATACATTGTACCT CTACCGGGATGTACAGACCAACCAGCCATAAATACAAGATGTCCATCACATGGAATTCCATTGTCACCAATTCCATTCGGACTACCTGCGAG GTTCGTTTGATTGATCATAACAAAGAGAGTTCATCTGAAGATGTTTCAACATCTTTCTCTAAGCATAAGGAAGGAGATGCTGATCTTAATGACATGAATTCTACATCCAAGAAGTTATGTGCTAAGAACATAAAAATGGGGAAGACAGATGAAGATTAG
- the LOC106305439 gene encoding uncharacterized protein LOC106305439 isoform X1 yields the protein MEVLHSWTQHSNYYGEDTFKFILEDKMGSKIHCTCKRVFLARVKKLHVGQWMFLENFSFYPATGMYRPTSHKYKMSITWNSIVTNSIRTTCEVRLIDHNKESSSEDVSTSFSKHKEGDADLNDMNSTSKKLCAKNIKMGKTDED from the exons ATGGAAGTTCTTCATTCGTGGACACAACACTCAAACTATTATGGAGAAGACACTTTCAAATTCATACTCGAAGATAAGATG GGATCCAAAATACATTGTACCTGTAAGAGGGTCTTCCTTGCTCGTGTTAAGAAATTGCATGTTGGTCAATGGATGTTCCTTGAGAATTTCTCTTTTTACCCAGCTACCGGGATGTACAGACCAACCAGCCATAAATACAAGATGTCCATCACATGGAATTCCATTGTCACCAATTCCATTCGGACTACCTGCGAG GTTCGTTTGATTGATCATAACAAAGAGAGTTCATCTGAAGATGTTTCAACATCTTTCTCTAAGCATAAGGAAGGAGATGCTGATCTTAATGACATGAATTCTACATCCAAGAAGTTATGTGCTAAGAACATAAAAATGGGGAAGACAGATGAAGATTAG